The genomic stretch GTACAGGGCTGGTGATGCCCATTTTTTTGATCAGATCGGCAACGGGGATAGGTTTTACCTCGTTCATCACATAGGCGGTAACCCAGTTTTGCGAGCGGGCCAACGCGGTGCGTAAAGTAATTACACCAGGTACTGTCTCTGTAGGAGATGAGCGCGGCTTCCATTCCTGGCCTTCGTACGATACAGTAATAGGTTCGTTGGCTACCTGCATACATGGCGATATGCCATCGTCGATAGCAACGGCATAGGTAAACGGCTTAGCGGTTGAACCCACCTGGCGGGTACCCATTTTTACCTGGTCGTATTTAAAATGCTCAAAATTAGTACCGCCCACCCATGCTTTAATGTAACCCGTTGTTGGGTCCATGCTCATTAAGGCATTGCGCAGCATCATTTTACAATACACAATGGAGTCGATAGGTTTCATCACCGTATCAATATCGCCGTGCCAGGTAAACAGGTTCATCTTGGCAGGCGTATTAAAATCATCTCGTATTTCTTCGTCGGTTTTATTTAACTGCTTAAGGGCAATATACCGGTCTGACCGGTGCATACCCTTATCTAATAAAGCCTTAAAGGTTGGGATAGATTTCCATAAGCTAATGCCTTTCCAGTGCGCGTTAAACTGCGCCTGTAATTTACGCATATACTCTTTTTGCGCCTCTTCGGCGTAGCCTTGCATAGTGGCATCAATAGTGGTGTATATTTTAAGGCCGTGGCGGTCAAGATCGTAAGGCGTACCATCAGGTCTTAAGATAGATTTTTCGACCAGTATCTTTTGCACTTCTTTTTTAAGTACCGCCCTAAAGTAGGTGGCTATGCCATCGTTATGGTCTATCGGGCGAAATATTAAGCCTAGCGGTTTAGCTTTAAACTCATCGGCCTGGCCATCGCTTAAAAAGTTCTCTTCGGCCATGCGTCGTAAAACAAAATTACGGCGGTTAAGCGCGTTTTGCGGGTGGTTGATGGGCGAGTATAAGCCAGGCCCGTTTATCATACCAATTAAAAGCGCGGCCTGGTCTGGTGTAAGCTTATCAGGCGTGGTATCAAAATAAGTACGTGCGGCCGAATGGATGCCATACGTATTGTATGCACCAAAATCCACCGTATTTAGGTAAAGCGTTAGTATTTCTTCTTTGGTGTAGTTACGCTCCAGCTTTACCGCGGTTATCCATTCCTGTAATTTTTGAATGATACGCTTAAAGGGGTTGTTCGATTTTTCGGTAAAAAGGTTTTTTGCCAGTTGTTGGGTTATCGTACTGCCCCCTTGTTTTTTGCCGACAAGGTTATATAACACAATACTGAAAGTACGCTGAAAATCGATACCCGAATGATTATAAAAGCGGGTATCCTCGGTAGCTATAAGCGCGTTAATAACATTTGGCGACAGCTGCGGATAGGTAACACTGGTGCGGTTTTTTATGTAATATTTGCCAATTACGTGCTTGTCTGACGATATTATCTCTGATGCCTGGTCGCTTTTTGGGTTCTCTAACTCGCGAAATGATGGCAGCGGGCCAAACAACTGGAAGGCTACAAGCAGTATCATCAATAAAAAAAATGCAAAACAACCAATAACAAAGCGCCATATATACCAGTTATAGCGCCTTATATCCTGTTGTTTAACCATTGTAGGTTTAGTAGGTTTTCTCATAATAGTCTATGTAACTATCCACAGTTTTTTGATCGGCTAATTTATCCAGATTTTCCTTTGTAATGATAAAAAAGCTGTATTTATCCTTTGGCACCTTCATAATATCGGGCATTAGCGGGATTATTGCCCTGGCGTAATCTTTAACATTGGTTAAGGATGTAAACCTGCCAACATATATCAGCTGGTTATCGGGCCCGGCATTTTTAAGCTGGTGCTTTATAGTATTATCCTGAAAGTTTACCCGGTTAAATTGCCCTATGCCAAAACGCGAAGAAGCTAAATTAGTTGTACCCGAGCGCACGGTAACCACAAAATAATAATTAGTGCTGTCGCGCAGGTTAAAAATAGATGGGGCAGGTGCAGCAACCTTTACCTCTGTTTTAGTGGTAGGGGTAACCGTGGTTTGTGTTGTTTGTGCCGCTGTCGCTAATGGTGGGGCTACCGCAGGCTTATCTGCCGGTTTTGCAGCAACTTTTGCAGGCTCGGGCTTGCGTACATCAGGTACTATTTCGCGGGTGCCGGTAAAAGGTACTCGGTACTCGGTTTGTTGCTGGTAAACTATCGGGATGCTGAAGGCAGCGTCATCGCGGTCGGTTATAATAATGGGCCTTGCAGCCAGTTCGGGCTGGTTAGCGGTAATATATAACAGGTGCTGGTTTACCAATGGGGTTATCAGTTTGTCCTCGGGATATTTACTTACAATCGTTTGCAGATCGGCGGTAAAAGGGGCAAGCCTTTCCTGATGGCCGGCTGCAAATGCCCGTAAATAATATAACTGTGCGGCAAGTTTGTTATCAGGATATTGTGTAAGCAAGGCATCTACATTGGTAATTACCTGCGCAAACTGTTTGGCAGCGTATAAATCATATACCTTATTATATAAGGTGTTAAACTCTGTGTCTTCGTCGTTCATCCGCTTGCCGTATTCGGGGTCTAAAATGGTTTTGGCAAAAGGTGTTTGTGCGTAGTTTTTTAACAACAGCTCTTTATACTTATCGCTTTGCGCGGTATTGCTTTCGCTATACAACCTATATAGGTTGTAATATATCGCCGGTTTGCTGTCATTGTCGGGGTAACGGGCCAGTAACAATTCGTAGGTGGCTATGGCTTCCTTTTTATCATCAAGCACATCGCGGTAAAAGTTGGCTATCTCCAGGTAGGCATTAAATACACGCTGATTAGATTGTGCCATCAGTTCGGGCGTTAGCGGCAGGTTTTGCTGCAGTGTTTGCCTGTAGTTAGCCGCATCTACCTTAGCAGGCGGGCGGTTAAGAGCATCTGTTACAGCATCCGGGTCGACGTTTTTTATTACATCTGCATTAGCGACGGCGTCGGTGTTTGACCTATCGCTGCGGCGCCAGTTATCTTCCAACTTGCGGTTACCCCAAACACGTTTAAAATCAGTATAACCCTGGCTTACTGCTTTGCTGTTATAAAAATAAAAGCTGCTACCATTAGGCACGCTGGCCTGCGGGTTACCGCCGTTTTGCAAAGCCGTGTTAACAGGCGCCGTTATAGCCGCCGACTGTTGCAAAACCTGCTGATTTACCATTTCATCAATACGGGCTGCACGGGCGGTATCGCTTAAGGCAGCCAATTGTTGCAAAGTATCTTCGTGGGCAATTATTTGCAGGTTATCGGCCAGTATTTGCAGGTTATCGGCCTTTTTACGAATAGTGTTATACCCCGGATAGTTGGTGCTCAGGTTTAATAGGGTGCTATCGTAATAATTTTTTGCGTTTTTATAATCGGCCTTGTCCTTAAAATAGATATCGGCCAGGCGCAAGTACGACAAACCCTTTTGGTTTTGATTTTTTGTGCTTTTAGCTACCGATAAACCATAATTTTTAAGCGCATCATCTACCTGGTGGTCGGCATATTGCAGTTGGGCTATCTGGTAATATATCTGGTCAATAAAATCCTGGTTGTTCTCTTCCTTTAATAAACCCCGTAATCTATCGGCCCGGCTAATTTTAACACCATTTTGGCTATCCTCAATACGTATGCGGTTAAGATTGGCATTAAAGGCCATTTCAAATATCACATTACTTTTAGCAACCCGGTTATAGTTAGCAATGGCATCGGTGGGTTTATTATTAAGCTCCTGTAATTGCGCTAATATATAGGTAAGGCGCAGGCGCTGCATTTTGCTGTTGCTGTATTGTATGGCAAGCTTTGCGGTTTGCTCCGCATCTTCATATTCGCGGGTGTTTATGTCATACTGTAGTTTGGTAGCATATACATCAGGGGTAATATCTTTTTTGGGGTTGATATTCTTTTCGGCCGTATCAATAACCGCTTTGGCATCGGCGGGCTGGTGCAGGTATAATAGGGCACGGGCTTTCCAAACCTCGGCCTCCTGCTTAAGTTCGGTTTTGTTGGGGAACGAACGTATCACATAATTGGCGTACTCAACTGCATCAAAAAAGTTTTTATCCAGGTAGTTGGCTTTCGCCAGCAGCAAGTAGGCATCGCCAAGGTAATTGCTTTGCTCTTTTATGGTGATGATCTTGTTGGCCTTAATCTTTACTTCTTCCAAATCCTTATCCGGCGACCCGGTGCTTGCAATGGTATCGCGGTAAACGCTTAAAATTTCGGTATAATCATCTATGTGGCTGGTTTCGTAGCTTTCCTGCTTCTCGCGCAGCAGTTCGTTGGCATTAAACAAGATGTTATAATGCGCGGTAAGGTTCTGCATAGCGCGGTTAAACTTGCTTTTTTTTTCGAGCGAGCAACCTGCTATGGCAAATGCTACTGCAAAAAACAGTAGCTTATTTAAACGTATGACGGAATTAATAGCGGACCGCTTCAAAGTTGATGTATAGTTTTATAAGCAATCGCTAAAATACTAAACATTATGCAATAGGATTTAATAAATTTGCGCATGGCTAAAAACGAACAGCAAGATAATAGCGAAACAGGCAAAGAGGTTAGTGCTTATGGCAAATACACAGGCATGGCTTTTCAAATGATAGTTATTATTGGCTTATTTTCATATGCCGGATATAAAATAGACGAGGCTACCCACCACTCCACCAAATGGGTAACGGCGGTATTATCGCTTGCCGGGGTTTTTATCTCATTATTCATCGTCATCAGATCTGTAAAAAATTGAAAATCTCAAACACAGTTATTCGCTACCTGGTATTTGTGGTTACTATAGCTATAGTACCGGTGTTATTAAAGTACACAGGCAACACAGAATATATTATTCCCAAATTTTGGGTATTATTTGGTTATTTATCAGCATTAACCCTCATGGCAATTGTTACCGTGCTGGTTGTTCAGCAAAAAAATAACGAGTTATATGCCTCGGCATTTTTGGCGGCAACCACCGTTAAGATACTGGCAACGCTGTTTTTTGTGCTGTTTTTTCTGCGGAAAAATCACGTTAATAGATACGCCTTTGCGGCTGATTTTTTTTATGTATATTTCTTAAATACGGCCTTTGAAGTTTATGGTTTGTTGCGTAACTTGCGCAACCAAAATTTAAGGTAAAAAACTTCATTTAGATGTATAACGGCTCGATTTTGAACTTAAAAAATTTTAAACTTTCGCTCTTTTGTGCGTTTTTTGTGATACTGTCGGCATTTCCGGCCTTAGGCTTTTCGCAAGAAAAGGCCCCTGATGAGGCTGCAAAACGGTTTGACCCAAAAGACATAATCTTTGAACATATTGGCGATTCGCACTCGTGGACAATGTTAGGTGAACATTATTTACCATTGCCTATTATATTATATACTGATAAAGGACTGGAGATATTTTCTTCGGCTAAAATAAAGGAAGAAGAAAAAGACGGTAAAATTGAACAAAAAATTTATCAGGGTGGCCATTATAGTTACACTTTAGAAAAAGATAAAGTGAAGGTTGTAGATTCGAGTGGCAAAATAGATGAGGTTGCCACGAAAAAGGTATGGGACTTTTCTATCACCCGTAACGTTGCTAGTATGTGGATGGGGATGTTGATCCTGATTGTTATATTCAGCACTGTATCATCGGCTTATAAAAAGCGGGTTGGTAAAGCACCAAAGGGGTTACAATCGTTTTTAGAGCCGATTATTTTATTTGTGCGCGATGATGTAGCTGTCCCAAATATTGGTATTAAGCACACTAAGTATATGCCTTTGCTACTTACTATCTTCTTTTTTATATTGATCAATAACCTATTGGGGTTGATACCTATTTTCCCGGGTGGTTTTAACCTGACGGGTAATATTGCGGTAACCTTAACCTTGTCGTTTATTATATTAATAGTTATCAACTTTAGCGGTAATAAATATTATTGGAAGCATATTTTTGCTCCTGATATCCCATTTTGGTTGTATCCTATCATGGTTCCAGTAGAGCTTATTGGTATTATCTCAAAGCCGTTTGCCTTGATGATACGTTTGTTTGCCAATATTACAGCCGGGCACATTATTGTACTAAGCTTAATATCTCTGATATTTATATTTAAAACTGCCTGGATGGCAACTGTATCTGTACCGTTCGTGATTTTTATGGACACTATAGAATTATTGGTAGCATTCCTGCAAGCGTTTATCTTCACTATGCTATCGGCCTTGTTTATAGGCATGGCTGTTGAAGAGCACGCACACTGATTTTTTGAATTATTAATAATCTATATATACACGTTTAATTTAACAAACAATGATTGGAATGATCGGAATGATCGCAGAGGCCGCTACAGCAGGTGTTGTGAATCTTAGTAAACTGGGAGCAATTGGCGCAGGTTTAGCAGTAATCGGAGCCGGTATCGGTATCGGTCAAATTGGTGGTAAAGCCGTTGAAGGTATCGCTCGTCAACCAGAAGCTGCTTCAAAAATCCAAACTAACATGATCATCGCTGCAGCCCTTGTAGAAGGTGTTGCACTGTTTGCTGTGGTAGTTGCATTGCTGTAATCTTAGTATTCAGCAACAAAA from Inquilinus sp. KBS0705 encodes the following:
- the atpB gene encoding F0F1 ATP synthase subunit A; this encodes MYNGSILNLKNFKLSLFCAFFVILSAFPALGFSQEKAPDEAAKRFDPKDIIFEHIGDSHSWTMLGEHYLPLPIILYTDKGLEIFSSAKIKEEEKDGKIEQKIYQGGHYSYTLEKDKVKVVDSSGKIDEVATKKVWDFSITRNVASMWMGMLILIVIFSTVSSAYKKRVGKAPKGLQSFLEPIILFVRDDVAVPNIGIKHTKYMPLLLTIFFFILINNLLGLIPIFPGGFNLTGNIAVTLTLSFIILIVINFSGNKYYWKHIFAPDIPFWLYPIMVPVELIGIISKPFALMIRLFANITAGHIIVLSLISLIFIFKTAWMATVSVPFVIFMDTIELLVAFLQAFIFTMLSALFIGMAVEEHAH
- a CDS encoding AtpZ/AtpI family protein encodes the protein MAKNEQQDNSETGKEVSAYGKYTGMAFQMIVIIGLFSYAGYKIDEATHHSTKWVTAVLSLAGVFISLFIVIRSVKN
- a CDS encoding penicillin-binding protein, with the protein product MRKPTKPTMVKQQDIRRYNWYIWRFVIGCFAFFLLMILLVAFQLFGPLPSFRELENPKSDQASEIISSDKHVIGKYYIKNRTSVTYPQLSPNVINALIATEDTRFYNHSGIDFQRTFSIVLYNLVGKKQGGSTITQQLAKNLFTEKSNNPFKRIIQKLQEWITAVKLERNYTKEEILTLYLNTVDFGAYNTYGIHSAARTYFDTTPDKLTPDQAALLIGMINGPGLYSPINHPQNALNRRNFVLRRMAEENFLSDGQADEFKAKPLGLIFRPIDHNDGIATYFRAVLKKEVQKILVEKSILRPDGTPYDLDRHGLKIYTTIDATMQGYAEEAQKEYMRKLQAQFNAHWKGISLWKSIPTFKALLDKGMHRSDRYIALKQLNKTDEEIRDDFNTPAKMNLFTWHGDIDTVMKPIDSIVYCKMMLRNALMSMDPTTGYIKAWVGGTNFEHFKYDQVKMGTRQVGSTAKPFTYAVAIDDGISPCMQVANEPITVSYEGQEWKPRSSPTETVPGVITLRTALARSQNWVTAYVMNEVKPIPVADLIKKMGITSPVPAVPSICLGTFNASVFDMTGAYSVFANEGVWTEPTYLLRIEDKNGNVLYNNTPRVVQAMNPQTAYVMTYMLKGVIDEGTGYRLRRDYGLMNPIGGKTGTTQDNSDGWFIGITPQLVTGVWTGCEDRDIHFRSTRLGEGANSALPIFALYMKKVYANAALGIKKNVDFVPPKNGVTITLDCGAYSQQQKGTNEVDKKLDF
- the atpE gene encoding ATP synthase F0 subunit C translates to MIAEAATAGVVNLSKLGAIGAGLAVIGAGIGIGQIGGKAVEGIARQPEAASKIQTNMIIAAALVEGVALFAVVVALL
- a CDS encoding tetratricopeptide repeat protein, with the translated sequence MKRSAINSVIRLNKLLFFAVAFAIAGCSLEKKSKFNRAMQNLTAHYNILFNANELLREKQESYETSHIDDYTEILSVYRDTIASTGSPDKDLEEVKIKANKIITIKEQSNYLGDAYLLLAKANYLDKNFFDAVEYANYVIRSFPNKTELKQEAEVWKARALLYLHQPADAKAVIDTAEKNINPKKDITPDVYATKLQYDINTREYEDAEQTAKLAIQYSNSKMQRLRLTYILAQLQELNNKPTDAIANYNRVAKSNVIFEMAFNANLNRIRIEDSQNGVKISRADRLRGLLKEENNQDFIDQIYYQIAQLQYADHQVDDALKNYGLSVAKSTKNQNQKGLSYLRLADIYFKDKADYKNAKNYYDSTLLNLSTNYPGYNTIRKKADNLQILADNLQIIAHEDTLQQLAALSDTARAARIDEMVNQQVLQQSAAITAPVNTALQNGGNPQASVPNGSSFYFYNSKAVSQGYTDFKRVWGNRKLEDNWRRSDRSNTDAVANADVIKNVDPDAVTDALNRPPAKVDAANYRQTLQQNLPLTPELMAQSNQRVFNAYLEIANFYRDVLDDKKEAIATYELLLARYPDNDSKPAIYYNLYRLYSESNTAQSDKYKELLLKNYAQTPFAKTILDPEYGKRMNDEDTEFNTLYNKVYDLYAAKQFAQVITNVDALLTQYPDNKLAAQLYYLRAFAAGHQERLAPFTADLQTIVSKYPEDKLITPLVNQHLLYITANQPELAARPIIITDRDDAAFSIPIVYQQQTEYRVPFTGTREIVPDVRKPEPAKVAAKPADKPAVAPPLATAAQTTQTTVTPTTKTEVKVAAPAPSIFNLRDSTNYYFVVTVRSGTTNLASSRFGIGQFNRVNFQDNTIKHQLKNAGPDNQLIYVGRFTSLTNVKDYARAIIPLMPDIMKVPKDKYSFFIITKENLDKLADQKTVDSYIDYYEKTY